One Narcine bancroftii isolate sNarBan1 chromosome 3, sNarBan1.hap1, whole genome shotgun sequence DNA window includes the following coding sequences:
- the LOC138758533 gene encoding volume-regulated anion channel subunit LRRC8D-like isoform X1: MYSLMHASDSSHNKSNAFGCYVRGTEKVHICSPDMITLTELATLSESQPTHRLLKPWWDVLMDYFVVVMLMVSLLSATLLISNDKVACLPCNNNSQNMTLRCSTPEIKASTAEKELSSMKNQSMNQSSLGVPNSSNNGKSKESKVGGHKTNLDYQQYVYISQVCYQKALPWYSKYFPYVALVHSIILMISGNFWFKFPKTFSKVEHFVSILGKCFESPWTTKAVSETANEDPENSQHRTKMFKSVTLEPSDNSDTCSSLASCPEVPFEPPVTGSPSMNILDKQDGEQAKALFEKVRRFRAHTEDGDLIYKFYVGQTVVKALKFMIILSYAFTFVDSIAFEHLCKPNIKNVTGYSVFFCTHSMAYMLQKLLITYIIVIALYGLVCFYTLFWLFRGSLKEYSFEKVREESNFSDIPDVKNDFAFLLHMVDQYDQLYSKRFAIFLSEGCESKLLEMNLNHEWTYEKLRQHVSKNSQGKLELQLFMLSGIPKAVFDMSDLEVLKLELVPDVKLPAKISQMAALRELYLYHCPARVDQIAFNFLRDHLHILHIKFTDIGEIPLWVYSLKNLIELHLSGNLNSETNKAIGLESLKELRHLKILILKSNLSKIPSNVMELATHLSKLVIQNDGTKLLVLNNLKKLATLSDLELQNCELERIPHAIFSLANLQKLDLKANNIQTIEEIVSFQHLKRLSCLKLWHNSILSIPTTIGLIKNLEQLFLNNNKLESLPSALFTLRKLRHLDLSHNLLTTLPPDIQSLQNLQHFSITKNKVEALSIQLFQCLKLKMLHLGQNCITCIPPEIGQLTQLTHLELKGNHLERLPPEIGLCTLLKKTNLIVEDMLFDRLPTEVKDNLTEQDFTSVV; the protein is encoded by the exons ATGTATAGCTTGATGCACGCTAGTGACTCTTCACACAATAAAAGCAACGCTTTCGGCTGCTACGTCAGAGGGACAGAGAAAGTTCACATCTGCTCACCAG ACATGATCACTCTGACAGAACTTGCCACTCTCTCAGAGAGTCAGCCCACTCATCGCCTACTCAAACCCTGGTGGGACGTTTTGATGGACTACTTTGTGGTGGTCATGTTAATGGTGTCCCTCTTATCAGCCACCTTGCTCATTTCCAATGATAAAGTTGCATGTTTACCTTGCAACAATAACAGTCAGAACATGACTTTGAGGTGCTCCACACCGGAAATAAAAGCTTCAACTGCTGAAAAGGAGTTGTCATCAATGAAGAACCAGAGCATGAACCAAAGTTCTTTGGGAGTACCAAATTCCTCCAACAATGGCAAATCTAAAGAATCAAAAGTAGGAGGTCATAAAACAAACCTGGATTACCAGCAGTATGTTTACATAAGTCAAGTTTGTTACCAGAAGGCCTTGCCATggtattccaagtattttccttATGTCGCCCTTGTCCACTCCATTATCCTCATGATCAGTGGAAATTTCTGGTTCAAATTCCCAAAAACCTTCTCCAAGGTAGAACATTTCGTCTCCATTCTGGGGAAGTGTTTTGAGTCGCCTTGGACCACAAAAGCGGTTTCAGAGACTGCCAATGAAGACCCTGAGAACAGCCAGCACCGGACTAAAATGTTCAAGTCAGTGACACTGGAGCCCAGTGACAATTCTGACACCTGCTCCTCACTGGCCTCCTGCCCTGAAGTGCCCTTCGAACCTCCTGTTACTGGCTCTCCCTCCATGAACATTCTGGACAAGCAGGATGGCGAACAGGCCAAGGCTCTCTTTGAAAAGGTGCGCAGGTTTCGGGCCCACACAGAGGATGGGGACCTGATCTACAAGTTCTATGTTGGTCAGACAGTGGTGAAGGCTTTGAAGTTCATGATCATCTTGAGCTATGCATTTACCTTTGTTGACTCAATTGCATTTGAACACCTCTGCAAGCCCAATATAAAAAATGTCACCGGTTACTCTGTTTTCTTCTGCACCCACAGTATGGCCTACATGCTTCAGAAACTCCTCATCACCTACATCATTGTCATTGCACTTTATGGACTGGTATGTTTCTATACGCTCTTCTGGCTGTTCCGCGGCTCTTTGAAAGAATATTCCTTTGAGAAGGTACGCGAGGAGAGCAATTTCAGTGATATTCCCGACGTGAAGAATGATTTTGCCTTTTTGTTGCACATGGTGGATCAATACGATCAACTCTACTCCAAGAGGTTTGCTATTTTTCTGTCTGAAGGCTGTGAGAGCAAGTTATTGGAGATGAACCTTAACCATGAGTGGACATATGAGAAGCTGAGGCAGCATGTATCGAAAAACAGCCAAGGGAAGCTCGAACTGCAGCTCTTCATGTTGTCAGGAATTCCTAAAGCGGTCTTTGACATGAGCGATCTGGAGGTCCTGAAGCTGGAGCTGGTTCCTGACGTCAAGTTGCCAGCTAAGATCTCTCAGATGGCTGCCCTGAGGGAGCTCTATCTCTACCACTGTCCTGCAAGGGTTGATCAAATTGCCTTCAATTTCCTCAGAGATCACCTTCACATCTTGCACATCAAATTCACTGACATTGGCGAGATCCCTCTCTGGGTATACTCCCTCAAAAACCTGATCGAGCTCCACCTTTCCGGGAATCTGAATTCAGAAACCAACAAGGCCATTGGACTGGAGTCCCTCAAGGAACTGAGGCACCTCAAAATACTCATCCTGAAGAGCAATCTCTCCAAAATTCCCTCCAATGTCATGGAACTCGCCACTcacctgtccaagttagtaattCAAAACGATGGCACCAAGTTGCTGGTTCTGAATAATCTGAAGAAGTTAGCCACCCTGTCTGATCTTGAGCTACAGAATTGTGAGCTTGAGAGGATCCCGCATGCAATATTCAGCCTTGCTAACCTTCAGAAACTCGACCTGAAAGCCAACAACATTCAAACCATTGAGGAGATCGTTAGTTTCCAGCATCTCAAAAGGCTGTCCTGCCTCAAACTTTGGCACAACTCCATCCTCTCCATCCCAACAACCATCGGCCTCATCAAGAACCTtgagcagcttttcctgaacaaCAACAAACTGGAGTCCTTGCCAAGTGCTTTGTTCACCCTGAGAAAACTGAGACACCTGGACCTCAGCCACAATCTGCTCACAACTCTCCCCCCAGACATTCAGTCACTCCAGAACTTGCAGCATTTCTCCATCACCAAAAACAAAGTGGAGGCCCTGTCCATTCAGCTCTTCCAGTGCCTAAAACTGAAAATGTTACATCTGGGGCAAAATTGCATCACTTGCATTCCACCTGAAATTGGACAGTTGACCCAACTCACTCACCTGGAACTGAAAGGGAATCACTTGGAGAGGCTGCCCCCTGAGATTGGCCTTTGCACATTACTCAAGAAGACCAATCTCATTGTTGAGGATATGTTGTTTGATCGACTCCCCACTGAGGTCAAAGATAATCTCACAGAACAAGACTTTACTTCTGTCGTTTAA
- the LOC138758533 gene encoding volume-regulated anion channel subunit LRRC8D-like isoform X2, producing MITLTELATLSESQPTHRLLKPWWDVLMDYFVVVMLMVSLLSATLLISNDKVACLPCNNNSQNMTLRCSTPEIKASTAEKELSSMKNQSMNQSSLGVPNSSNNGKSKESKVGGHKTNLDYQQYVYISQVCYQKALPWYSKYFPYVALVHSIILMISGNFWFKFPKTFSKVEHFVSILGKCFESPWTTKAVSETANEDPENSQHRTKMFKSVTLEPSDNSDTCSSLASCPEVPFEPPVTGSPSMNILDKQDGEQAKALFEKVRRFRAHTEDGDLIYKFYVGQTVVKALKFMIILSYAFTFVDSIAFEHLCKPNIKNVTGYSVFFCTHSMAYMLQKLLITYIIVIALYGLVCFYTLFWLFRGSLKEYSFEKVREESNFSDIPDVKNDFAFLLHMVDQYDQLYSKRFAIFLSEGCESKLLEMNLNHEWTYEKLRQHVSKNSQGKLELQLFMLSGIPKAVFDMSDLEVLKLELVPDVKLPAKISQMAALRELYLYHCPARVDQIAFNFLRDHLHILHIKFTDIGEIPLWVYSLKNLIELHLSGNLNSETNKAIGLESLKELRHLKILILKSNLSKIPSNVMELATHLSKLVIQNDGTKLLVLNNLKKLATLSDLELQNCELERIPHAIFSLANLQKLDLKANNIQTIEEIVSFQHLKRLSCLKLWHNSILSIPTTIGLIKNLEQLFLNNNKLESLPSALFTLRKLRHLDLSHNLLTTLPPDIQSLQNLQHFSITKNKVEALSIQLFQCLKLKMLHLGQNCITCIPPEIGQLTQLTHLELKGNHLERLPPEIGLCTLLKKTNLIVEDMLFDRLPTEVKDNLTEQDFTSVV from the coding sequence ATGATCACTCTGACAGAACTTGCCACTCTCTCAGAGAGTCAGCCCACTCATCGCCTACTCAAACCCTGGTGGGACGTTTTGATGGACTACTTTGTGGTGGTCATGTTAATGGTGTCCCTCTTATCAGCCACCTTGCTCATTTCCAATGATAAAGTTGCATGTTTACCTTGCAACAATAACAGTCAGAACATGACTTTGAGGTGCTCCACACCGGAAATAAAAGCTTCAACTGCTGAAAAGGAGTTGTCATCAATGAAGAACCAGAGCATGAACCAAAGTTCTTTGGGAGTACCAAATTCCTCCAACAATGGCAAATCTAAAGAATCAAAAGTAGGAGGTCATAAAACAAACCTGGATTACCAGCAGTATGTTTACATAAGTCAAGTTTGTTACCAGAAGGCCTTGCCATggtattccaagtattttccttATGTCGCCCTTGTCCACTCCATTATCCTCATGATCAGTGGAAATTTCTGGTTCAAATTCCCAAAAACCTTCTCCAAGGTAGAACATTTCGTCTCCATTCTGGGGAAGTGTTTTGAGTCGCCTTGGACCACAAAAGCGGTTTCAGAGACTGCCAATGAAGACCCTGAGAACAGCCAGCACCGGACTAAAATGTTCAAGTCAGTGACACTGGAGCCCAGTGACAATTCTGACACCTGCTCCTCACTGGCCTCCTGCCCTGAAGTGCCCTTCGAACCTCCTGTTACTGGCTCTCCCTCCATGAACATTCTGGACAAGCAGGATGGCGAACAGGCCAAGGCTCTCTTTGAAAAGGTGCGCAGGTTTCGGGCCCACACAGAGGATGGGGACCTGATCTACAAGTTCTATGTTGGTCAGACAGTGGTGAAGGCTTTGAAGTTCATGATCATCTTGAGCTATGCATTTACCTTTGTTGACTCAATTGCATTTGAACACCTCTGCAAGCCCAATATAAAAAATGTCACCGGTTACTCTGTTTTCTTCTGCACCCACAGTATGGCCTACATGCTTCAGAAACTCCTCATCACCTACATCATTGTCATTGCACTTTATGGACTGGTATGTTTCTATACGCTCTTCTGGCTGTTCCGCGGCTCTTTGAAAGAATATTCCTTTGAGAAGGTACGCGAGGAGAGCAATTTCAGTGATATTCCCGACGTGAAGAATGATTTTGCCTTTTTGTTGCACATGGTGGATCAATACGATCAACTCTACTCCAAGAGGTTTGCTATTTTTCTGTCTGAAGGCTGTGAGAGCAAGTTATTGGAGATGAACCTTAACCATGAGTGGACATATGAGAAGCTGAGGCAGCATGTATCGAAAAACAGCCAAGGGAAGCTCGAACTGCAGCTCTTCATGTTGTCAGGAATTCCTAAAGCGGTCTTTGACATGAGCGATCTGGAGGTCCTGAAGCTGGAGCTGGTTCCTGACGTCAAGTTGCCAGCTAAGATCTCTCAGATGGCTGCCCTGAGGGAGCTCTATCTCTACCACTGTCCTGCAAGGGTTGATCAAATTGCCTTCAATTTCCTCAGAGATCACCTTCACATCTTGCACATCAAATTCACTGACATTGGCGAGATCCCTCTCTGGGTATACTCCCTCAAAAACCTGATCGAGCTCCACCTTTCCGGGAATCTGAATTCAGAAACCAACAAGGCCATTGGACTGGAGTCCCTCAAGGAACTGAGGCACCTCAAAATACTCATCCTGAAGAGCAATCTCTCCAAAATTCCCTCCAATGTCATGGAACTCGCCACTcacctgtccaagttagtaattCAAAACGATGGCACCAAGTTGCTGGTTCTGAATAATCTGAAGAAGTTAGCCACCCTGTCTGATCTTGAGCTACAGAATTGTGAGCTTGAGAGGATCCCGCATGCAATATTCAGCCTTGCTAACCTTCAGAAACTCGACCTGAAAGCCAACAACATTCAAACCATTGAGGAGATCGTTAGTTTCCAGCATCTCAAAAGGCTGTCCTGCCTCAAACTTTGGCACAACTCCATCCTCTCCATCCCAACAACCATCGGCCTCATCAAGAACCTtgagcagcttttcctgaacaaCAACAAACTGGAGTCCTTGCCAAGTGCTTTGTTCACCCTGAGAAAACTGAGACACCTGGACCTCAGCCACAATCTGCTCACAACTCTCCCCCCAGACATTCAGTCACTCCAGAACTTGCAGCATTTCTCCATCACCAAAAACAAAGTGGAGGCCCTGTCCATTCAGCTCTTCCAGTGCCTAAAACTGAAAATGTTACATCTGGGGCAAAATTGCATCACTTGCATTCCACCTGAAATTGGACAGTTGACCCAACTCACTCACCTGGAACTGAAAGGGAATCACTTGGAGAGGCTGCCCCCTGAGATTGGCCTTTGCACATTACTCAAGAAGACCAATCTCATTGTTGAGGATATGTTGTTTGATCGACTCCCCACTGAGGTCAAAGATAATCTCACAGAACAAGACTTTACTTCTGTCGTTTAA